A stretch of the Papaver somniferum cultivar HN1 chromosome 6, ASM357369v1, whole genome shotgun sequence genome encodes the following:
- the LOC113285929 gene encoding DUF21 domain-containing protein At2g14520-like isoform X2 produces the protein MEALPIFLDSLITAWGAILISVTLILLFGEIIPQSICSRHGLAIGAAVAPVVRVLVWICFPVAYPISKLLDFLLGDRHVALFRRAELKTLVGFHGNEAGKGGELTHDETTIIAGALELTEKTASDAMTPISEAFVIDINAKLDRNLMKLILDKGHSRLPVYYEQPTNIIGLVLVKNLLTIHPGDEVPVKNVTIRKIPRVPENMPLYDILNEFQKGHSHMAVVIRHHNKSTTPESKILADAYKDSVRVDIDGEQTQQEKTLKKQVSLQRWKSFPYNGKDKDNSNKGTLRTMRSKKFARDIDADVLQIDDNPLPKLSEEEEAVGIITMEDLIEELLQEEIFDETDHHDENS, from the exons ATGGAG GCGCTGCCCATTTTCCTTGATAGTCTCATTACGGCTTGGGGAGCTATACTGATTTCAGTGACCTTGATACTTTTGTTCGGAGAG ATTATACCCCAATCTATCTGTTCTCGACATGGTTTGGCAATTGGAGCTGCTGTGGCTCCAGTTGTCCGAGTACTAGTTTGGATCTGCTTTCCGGTTGCATATCCAATTAGCAAG CTGTTGGACTTTCTACTGGGGGATCGACATGTCGCTCTTTTTCGTAGAGCTGAGTTGAAAACACTAGTGGGCTTCCATGGTAACGAG GCGGGAAAGGGTGGGGAGCTGACCCACGACGAAACAACGATCATTGCAGGAGCACTAGAGCTCACAGAGAAAACAGCCAGTGACGCCATGACTCCTATTTCCGAAGCATTTGTTATTGATATTAATGCAAAGCTTGATAG gaatctgatgaagcTAATACTGGACAAAGGTCACAGCAGACTACCTGTCTATTATGAACAGCCTACAAACATAATCGGacttgttttg GTAAAGAATTTACTAACCATCCATCCCGGGGATGAGGTACCTGTTAAGAATGTCACAATTCGCAAGATTCCAAG GGTACCGGAGAATATGCCTTTGTATGATATCTTAAATGAGTTTCAGAAAGGGCATAGCCACATGGCTGTCGTCATAAGGCACCACAACAAATCGACGACACCAGAAAGCAAGATTCTGGCTGATG CTTATAAAGACTCAGTGAGGGTGGACATTGATGGGGAGCAGACGCAACAGGAGAAAACTTTGAAGAAACAGGTATCGTTGCAAAGGTGGAAAAGCTTTCCCTATAATGGCAAAGACAAAGACAATTCAAACAAGGGAACACTGAGGACTATGAGGAGCAAGAAGTTCGCGAGAGATATCGATGCGGATGTATTGCAGATTGATGACAACCCACTTCCCAAACTCAGTGAGGAAGAGGAGGCTGTTGGCATTATAACCATGGAAGATCTCATTGAAGAGCTACTCCAG GAGGAGATATTCGACGAGACGGATCATCATGACGAGAATTCGTAA